The DNA sequence GGGCAACGCCTGCAACAGACGACCCTAGACGGGCAACGTCTGCAACAGACGACCCTAGACGGGCAACATCTGCAACAGACGACCCTAGACGGGCAACGTCTGCAACAGACGACCCTAGACGGGCAACATCTGCAACAGACGACCCTAGACGGGCAACGTTTGCAACAGACGACCCTAGACGGGCAACATCTGCAATGGACGACCCTAGACGGGCAACGCCTGCAACAGACGACCCTGGACGGTCAACGCCTGCAACAGACGACCCTAGACGGGCAACCCCTGCAACAGACGACCCTAGACGGGCAACGCCTGCAACAGACGACCCTAGACGGGCAACCCCTGCAACAGACGACCCTAGACGggcaacacctgcaacagacgACCCTAGACGGGCAACGTCTGCAACAGACGACCCTAGACGGGCAACGTTTGCAACAGACGACCCTAGACGGGCAACATCTGCAACAGACGACCCTAGACGGGCAACATCTGCAACAGACGACCCTAGACGGGCAACGTCTGCAACAGACGACCCTAGACGggcaacacctgcaacagacgACCCTAGACGGGCAACATCTGCAATGGACGACCCTAGACGGGCAACGTTTGCAACAGACGACCCTAGACGGGCAACATCTGCAACAGACGACCCTAGACGGGCAACGTCTGCAACAGACGACCCTAGACGGGCGACGTCTGCAACAGACGACCCTAGACGGGCAACACCTGCAATGGACGACCCTAGACGGGCAACGCCTGCAACAGACGACCCTAGACGGGCGACCCCTGCAACAGGCGACCCTAGACGGGCAACCCCTGCAACAGACGACCCTAGACGGGCGACGTCTGCAACTGACGACCCTAGACGGGCAACGTCTGCAACAGGCGACCCTAGACGGGCGACGCCTGCAACAGACGACCCTAGACGGGCAATAGCCAGCGGGAGGGGACTTCAGGGAGGcttcaacaacccgtcctcttacaaattacgacgCTTTACGCTCGTATGCGCACGCGTATGCGCACTCAGACTAGAAATCGACGTAATttcaaatgaaatcggctcacgaaattgacatattgtcccgttttctgttttgggtcctctggcttaggctgttaggttagcagaggaaactttcaattaacggttttaatGACGTTTTGAAAGGAGAACTtcctcctgccctcctaacctgccagaagatccttaacttgctgttttgaagaaaaaaaattacaaaatttattttcaataaattttcattttaaaattacggcttttttttggggggggggccgTAGAGCATACGAGGGATAAGCGACGTAGTTCGTAAGAGGACGGATTGGGCTAACAAGGTGATTGGAGCCGGCGGAACGACACGCAAAAATCTCCACCTGGTATACACGCTACAATGATTGGGAACAGATTCTGATATTCGAACGACGTCGTTAGGGtgggcggggatcgaaccccagaACACCAAATGGGAGAGTTATTGGAGATTAGTTATAAGACATCACAGAGTGATGTTTTATGACATCACGTGACACTCTCCCCAGTGTCGACGTGACACTGTGGGGAGGGAAGATGACACCGGTGTCGTGACATGATGTCACAGGTCCTCAGGCGTCGTGGAGAAATCGTTGagtttatatatagatatatatatatatataggtagctaacctaacctatatatatatatatatatatatatatatatatatatatatatatatatatatatatatatatatataagaaataagaaATATTGATTTAATATTTTTAATGTCTAGACAGATTATTGAGATAAAATTTGATtaaaatataattagatataggatttaaagattataagtagtacttgatagtaccattGATTCCTGGTAGCAGATTTGTATTATCCATCATCAGAAGTCAATTAATGTTCCAATTGTTTTTTTAATTAACAGGTTCTTGTGGACTCTTTAAAATCCTTGAGAATTCATGCATAATGTCACGTAGGTGCATATGGGCCCCATGGCATACGTGATCATGGTAGCATTGTCATGTAGGATTTAGTTGATGTAGGATATGTATTATGAATCTGATGTAGGATATGTATAATGCATCTGatgtgattctaatatgattctggtataaaaataatacatttcttagataataatattgaTACAGTGGGTATAATTTCCTACACTCCTCCTTATCCACATCCTCCTCCTTATCCACATCCTCCTCCTTATCCACATCCTCCTCTTTATCCACATCCTCCTCTTTATTCACATCCTCCTCTTTATCCACATCCTCCTTATCCACATCCTCCTTATCCACATCCTCCTTATCTACATCCTCCTTATCCACATCCTCCTTATCCACATCCTCCTTATCCACATCCTCCTCTTTATTCACATCCTCCTCTTTATCCACATCCTCCTTATCCACATCCTCCTTATCCACATCCTCCTTATCTACATCCTCCTCCTTATCCACATCCTCCTCCTTATCCACATCCTCCTCCTAGGAACATACCAAAACAGCTTTTAGGATAATTACATCCTAGCCGGGTTTGATGAATGGATGAACGTTCTTTACACACGCTCATGTGGGATCGTCATTCACAGCCATCCACGCTTGGGGCTCCACCCCTCATTagcaggcaggtgtggaggctgaCCTCTTCAGGTGTAGTGCGCAGGTGTGGAGGCTGATACCTGTAGGTGTAGTGCACAGGTGTGGGGGCTGACCTCTGGAGGTTTAGTGGGGAGGCTGATCTCTGCGGGTGTAGTGCACAGGTGTGGAGGCTGACCCATGCAGGTATAGTTTGCAGGTGTGGAGGCTGACCCCTGCAGGTTTAGTGCGCAGGTGTCGTGGCTGACTCCTCCTGGTGTAGTGCGCAGGTGTGGAGGCTGCCCTCCCCCCTGCATGTGTAGTGCGCAGGTGTGGAAACTCACACTATGGGAAAATATCCACGGGTTATATGTCAAGATATCCAACAGTCACGCATTAAAAAAAATCCGCATTGCAGGTGTATAATAATTACAGCAATTAGGTCGTGTGGTAACCATTGTTTTTTCTCGTATAAATTGTATTAATCACGTTAAAGTGTTATATTATCTATCGTAATACTTCATGAACTATGTTATGAG is a window from the Procambarus clarkii isolate CNS0578487 chromosome 48, FALCON_Pclarkii_2.0, whole genome shotgun sequence genome containing:
- the LOC138351003 gene encoding glutamic acid-rich protein-like — protein: MGQPPHLCTTPAEISLPTKPPEEEDVDKEEDVDKEEDVDKEDVDKEDVDKEDVDKEEDVNKEEDVDKEDVDKEDVDKEDVDKEDVDKEDVDKEDVDKEEDVNKEEDVDKEEDVDKEEDVDKEEDVDKEEYS